In the genome of Photobacterium sp. TY1-4, one region contains:
- the ftsX gene encoding permease-like cell division protein FtsX: protein MARKQPGFFAVHKMQCLGALSELMRRPLGNLLTLAVLAFALTLPASFYLLAKNITLVAQAWQNPTQLTVYLAPQVSPGTATQLSEQLAAWPEVENVRYISPQQGLTEFREQAGFAQALTLLEENPLPAVVVIRPVAAWQGSDQAAQLAAKLRAEATVDEVRLDSDWLQRLAAIKSLAITLAALISGLMLFAVFLIVGNTLRLQVLNQKDEIQVMKLVGATDSFILRPYLYTGAWYGLLGGIAAWVLAAIVTILLDGAVAQLAALYDSGFRLVGLSWDETLILLMTAAFLGLLAARLSAGRHLKEIEPV from the coding sequence AATGCCTCGGGGCGCTGTCGGAGCTGATGCGACGGCCGTTGGGCAATCTGCTAACCCTGGCGGTGCTGGCGTTTGCCCTGACGTTGCCGGCCAGTTTTTACCTGCTGGCGAAAAATATCACTCTGGTGGCTCAGGCCTGGCAGAATCCGACGCAGCTGACGGTGTATCTGGCACCGCAGGTATCACCGGGCACCGCGACTCAGCTCTCCGAGCAACTTGCTGCCTGGCCGGAAGTGGAGAATGTGCGCTATATCTCGCCGCAGCAGGGGCTGACAGAGTTTCGGGAGCAGGCCGGGTTTGCCCAGGCGCTGACATTGCTGGAGGAAAACCCGCTGCCGGCTGTGGTGGTGATCCGTCCGGTGGCGGCGTGGCAGGGCAGTGATCAGGCCGCACAGCTGGCAGCGAAATTGCGTGCTGAGGCGACGGTGGACGAAGTGCGGCTCGACAGCGACTGGCTGCAGCGTCTGGCGGCGATTAAGTCGCTGGCGATCACCCTGGCGGCGCTGATTTCCGGCCTGATGCTGTTTGCGGTGTTTCTGATTGTCGGCAACACCTTGCGCCTGCAGGTGCTCAACCAGAAAGACGAGATCCAGGTGATGAAGCTGGTGGGCGCGACCGACAGTTTCATCCTGCGCCCGTATCTCTATACCGGGGCCTGGTATGGTTTGTTGGGCGGGATCGCCGCTTGGGTGCTGGCCGCAATCGTCACTATACTGCTAGATGGCGCGGTCGCGCAGTTGGCCGCACTCTACGACAGCGGGTTCCGGTTGGTCGGCCTGAGCTGGGATGAGACCCTGATCCTGTTGATGACGGCGGCGTTTCTCGGGCTGCTGGCGGCCCGGTTGTCGGCCGGACGTCATCTGAAAGAAATTGAACCTGTGTAA
- the rpoH gene encoding RNA polymerase sigma factor RpoH — MAQEMTSLALVSTDSLDSYVQSVNGYPMLSAEQERELAERLHYEGDIDAAKSLVMSHLRFVVHVARGYSGYGLPMADLVQEGNIGLMKAVKRFNPEVGVRLVSFAVHWIKAEIHEYVLRNWRIVKVATTKAQRKLFFNLRKAKKRLGWFNNDEVNMVAEQLGVDASEVREMESRLAAQDPTFESPVDDDDRDSGFSAPVYFLEDKSSDVALSYEENNWESHATNRLSQALACLDERSQHIVRSRWLDEQKATLQELAEHYGVSAERIRQLEKNAMKKLKEAVGDSL; from the coding sequence ATGGCACAAGAAATGACTTCATTGGCGTTAGTTTCTACAGACAGCCTGGACAGCTACGTTCAGAGTGTCAACGGCTACCCGATGCTGTCGGCGGAGCAGGAACGTGAGCTGGCGGAGCGCCTGCATTACGAGGGCGATATTGATGCGGCAAAGTCGCTGGTCATGTCCCACCTGCGATTCGTAGTGCACGTGGCGCGCGGGTATTCCGGCTATGGTTTGCCGATGGCGGATCTGGTTCAGGAAGGCAACATCGGCCTGATGAAGGCGGTGAAGCGGTTTAATCCGGAAGTCGGCGTGCGTCTGGTGTCGTTTGCGGTCCACTGGATCAAAGCTGAAATTCATGAGTATGTGCTGCGCAACTGGCGTATTGTCAAAGTCGCCACCACCAAGGCGCAGCGCAAACTGTTCTTCAACCTGCGCAAGGCGAAAAAGCGCCTGGGCTGGTTCAATAACGACGAAGTCAACATGGTTGCAGAGCAGCTCGGGGTCGATGCCAGCGAGGTCCGTGAAATGGAGTCCCGTCTGGCGGCGCAGGATCCGACCTTTGAAAGCCCGGTTGATGATGATGATCGCGACAGCGGCTTCAGCGCGCCGGTTTATTTCCTGGAAGACAAATCATCCGATGTGGCCCTGAGTTATGAAGAGAATAACTGGGAAAGCCATGCCACCAATCGCCTGTCTCAGGCGTTGGCCTGTCTGGATGAGCGCAGTCAGCACATTGTCCGCTCCCGCTGGCTGGATGAGCAGAAAGCAACCCTGCAGGAGCTGGCTGAGCATTACGGAGTGTCTGCGGAAAGGATCCGTCAGCTCGAAAAAAATGCGATGAAAAAGCTCAAAGAAGCGGTGGGTGACAGTCTCTGA
- the glpE gene encoding thiosulfate sulfurtransferase GlpE, producing MDQFEHISVEQAFELLQQADTGAVLADIRDPQSFGLAHPESAFHLTNETMVAFMEQVDFEQPVIVMCYHGISSQGAAQYLINQGYETVYSLDGGFEAWRRQAYPCHQ from the coding sequence ATGGATCAGTTCGAGCATATATCGGTAGAGCAGGCGTTTGAGCTGCTGCAACAAGCGGACACCGGGGCCGTGCTGGCCGACATCCGCGACCCGCAGTCGTTTGGTCTGGCGCATCCGGAGTCGGCGTTTCACCTGACCAACGAGACCATGGTCGCGTTTATGGAGCAGGTCGATTTCGAGCAGCCGGTGATCGTGATGTGCTACCACGGGATCAGCAGCCAGGGCGCGGCCCAGTATTTGATTAATCAGGGCTATGAGACGGTTTACAGCCTGGATGGCGGGTTTGAAGCCTGGCGTCGACAGGCGTATCCTTGTCACCAATAG
- the glpG gene encoding rhomboid family intramembrane serine protease GlpG, with product MYRLAGLNNPRLAQAFIDYMASRGIPMSLAPEPEGRFAIWLEDSQYLVEAEAELSLFLANPDDSKYQAASWAMAESRTARFSYHSPDLLAIIRARAGPFTLAVMIAAMGIYGLWLFGFEQPVFRWLHFPLMQGDEWQLWRFFSHALLHFSTLHILFNCLWWWLLGGQLERHSGSAKLLQVFLLSALISGFAQFWFYGPGFGGLSGVVYALLGYVWWMGWLAPERGLAIPKPYVVFMLVWLVIGFAQPMGMSIANMAHLFGLFSGCAIALVDGKLRRPARS from the coding sequence ATGTATCGGTTAGCCGGATTAAACAACCCCCGCCTGGCGCAGGCATTTATTGACTATATGGCGTCACGGGGGATCCCTATGAGTCTGGCGCCGGAGCCGGAAGGGCGGTTCGCGATCTGGCTGGAAGACAGCCAGTATCTGGTAGAAGCCGAGGCTGAACTGAGTTTGTTTCTGGCCAATCCCGACGATAGCAAATACCAAGCGGCCTCGTGGGCGATGGCTGAGTCCCGCACGGCTCGGTTTTCCTACCATAGTCCGGATCTGCTGGCGATCATCCGCGCCCGGGCCGGGCCGTTTACCCTGGCGGTGATGATAGCTGCGATGGGGATTTACGGCTTGTGGCTGTTCGGGTTCGAGCAGCCGGTGTTCCGCTGGCTGCATTTTCCGCTGATGCAGGGGGATGAGTGGCAGCTCTGGCGTTTTTTCTCCCACGCGCTGCTCCATTTCTCGACCTTGCATATCCTGTTCAACTGCCTGTGGTGGTGGTTGCTCGGCGGTCAGCTGGAGCGCCACAGCGGCAGCGCCAAGCTGTTGCAGGTGTTTCTGCTCTCGGCCCTGATCTCCGGATTCGCCCAATTCTGGTTTTACGGTCCGGGTTTCGGGGGGCTTTCCGGCGTGGTGTATGCCCTGTTGGGGTATGTGTGGTGGATGGGATGGCTGGCGCCTGAGCGCGGTCTGGCGATCCCCAAACCTTACGTTGTCTTTATGCTGGTGTGGTTGGTGATTGGTTTTGCTCAGCCGATGGGGATGTCGATTGCCAATATGGCCCACTTGTTCGGGTTATTCAGCGGTTGTGCGATTGCGCTGGTCGACGGGAAGCTGCGTCGCCCGGCCCGCAGCTAG
- the glpT gene encoding glycerol-3-phosphate transporter, with translation MFGIFKPAMHTDRLPDGQIDPVYKRLRWQLFFGIFFGYAGYYLVRKNFSLAMPHLIEEYGYSRGDLGVALAAVSIAYGLSKFLMGSVSDRSNPRYFLAAGLTMSALVMLCFGFMPWATGSIAAMFILLFLNGWFQGMGWPACGRTMVHWWSRKERGEIVSIWNVAHNVGGGLIGPMFLLGLWAFNDDWRAAFYVPAFFALLVAAFTLLVMRDTPQSCGLPSIEEHNNDYPDSYDKSHEQEMTAKEIFFKYVFNNKLLWFIAVANAFVYLIRYGVLDWAPVYLNEVKHFTVDKSSWAYFLYEWAGIPGTLLCGWMSDKFFKGRRAPAGILFMALVTIAVLVYWFNPPGNPTVDMLALVAIGFLIYGPVMLIGLYALELAPKKAAGTAAGLTGLFGYLGGAVAANAILGYTVDHFGWDGGFMVLTASCGLAIFFLTLALIGESKLHKEVVQAQAGQNA, from the coding sequence ATGTTTGGCATTTTCAAACCCGCCATGCATACGGATCGGCTACCGGACGGCCAGATCGATCCTGTGTATAAGCGCCTGCGCTGGCAGCTCTTTTTCGGTATTTTCTTTGGTTACGCCGGGTACTACCTGGTGCGCAAGAACTTCAGTCTGGCAATGCCGCACCTGATTGAAGAATACGGCTACAGCCGTGGTGATCTGGGTGTGGCCCTGGCCGCGGTATCGATCGCTTACGGTTTGTCGAAGTTCCTGATGGGGAGTGTCTCGGACCGCTCCAACCCGAGATATTTCCTGGCCGCCGGTTTGACGATGTCGGCCCTGGTGATGCTGTGCTTCGGCTTTATGCCGTGGGCAACCGGCAGCATTGCGGCGATGTTTATCCTGCTGTTTCTAAACGGTTGGTTCCAGGGCATGGGCTGGCCGGCGTGTGGCCGGACCATGGTGCACTGGTGGTCGCGCAAGGAGCGTGGTGAGATTGTGTCGATCTGGAACGTGGCCCATAACGTGGGCGGCGGCTTGATCGGTCCGATGTTCCTGCTGGGCCTGTGGGCGTTCAATGATGACTGGCGTGCGGCTTTCTACGTGCCGGCGTTCTTTGCCCTGCTGGTGGCGGCATTTACCCTGCTGGTGATGCGTGACACCCCGCAGTCGTGTGGTCTACCGTCGATTGAAGAGCACAACAATGATTACCCGGACAGCTACGACAAATCCCATGAGCAGGAGATGACGGCGAAGGAAATCTTCTTCAAGTATGTCTTCAACAATAAGCTGCTGTGGTTCATCGCGGTTGCCAACGCCTTCGTTTACCTGATCCGCTACGGGGTGCTGGACTGGGCGCCGGTATACCTGAACGAAGTGAAACACTTTACCGTCGATAAGTCTTCCTGGGCTTACTTCCTGTACGAGTGGGCCGGGATCCCGGGCACCCTGCTGTGTGGCTGGATGTCGGATAAATTCTTTAAGGGCCGTCGTGCGCCGGCGGGTATCCTGTTCATGGCGTTGGTCACCATTGCGGTATTGGTCTACTGGTTCAACCCACCGGGCAACCCAACGGTTGATATGTTGGCGCTGGTTGCAATTGGCTTCCTGATCTATGGTCCGGTGATGCTGATTGGTCTGTACGCCCTGGAGCTGGCACCGAAAAAAGCGGCAGGGACGGCTGCGGGTCTGACCGGCCTGTTCGGTTACCTGGGCGGCGCAGTGGCAGCGAATGCGATCCTGGGTTACACCGTGGATCACTTCGGCTGGGACGGCGGCTTTATGGTGCTGACGGCGTCTTGTGGTCTGGCCATCTTCTTCCTGACCCTGGCCCTGATTGGCGAGAGCAAGCTGCATAAGGAAGTTGTGCAAGCGCAGGCCGGGCAAAATGCGTGA
- a CDS encoding DeoR/GlpR family transcriptional regulator — protein MKQSKRHQEIIDLVKTQGYVSTDDLVERFNVSPQTIRRDLNELAADNKIRRHHGGATIPSSSVNTSYSTRKVMQLAEKDRIAQAMVRHIPDGATLFIDIGTTPEAVARALLNHHDLRIVTNNLNVASILTGKDDFRVILAGGEVRNRDGGIVGEATLDFISQFRLDFGIMGISGIDLDGSLLDFDYHEVRVKQAIIENSRCVMLGVDHTKFGRNAMVNLGDISQIDMLFTDQQPPEELNKRLVENEIHLEIIN, from the coding sequence GTGAAGCAAAGCAAACGTCATCAGGAAATCATCGATCTCGTTAAAACCCAGGGGTACGTCAGCACCGACGATCTGGTAGAGCGTTTTAACGTGAGCCCGCAAACGATCCGTCGTGACCTCAATGAGCTGGCGGCAGACAACAAAATCCGTCGTCATCATGGTGGCGCCACCATCCCATCCAGCTCGGTCAATACCTCATACAGCACTCGGAAGGTGATGCAGCTGGCGGAGAAAGACCGGATTGCCCAGGCGATGGTCCGGCATATTCCGGACGGGGCGACGTTGTTCATTGATATCGGCACCACGCCTGAGGCGGTGGCACGCGCGCTGCTCAACCACCACGATTTGCGGATTGTGACCAACAACCTCAATGTTGCCAGTATTCTGACCGGCAAGGATGATTTTCGGGTGATCCTGGCCGGCGGTGAAGTGCGCAACCGCGATGGCGGGATTGTTGGTGAAGCCACGCTGGACTTTATCTCCCAGTTCCGGCTCGATTTCGGCATCATGGGGATCAGCGGCATTGACCTCGACGGCTCGCTGCTGGACTTCGATTACCATGAAGTGCGGGTGAAGCAGGCGATCATTGAAAACAGCCGTTGTGTGATGTTGGGGGTGGATCATACCAAGTTTGGCCGCAACGCCATGGTCAATCTGGGCGACATCAGCCAGATCGATATGCTGTTTACCGATCAGCAACCGCCGGAAGAGCTCAATAAGCGCCTGGTGGAGAACGAGATCCACCTCGAAATCATCAACTGA
- the glpD gene encoding glycerol-3-phosphate dehydrogenase, protein MKVATSEILDLIVVGGGINGAGIAADAAGRGLKVGLFEASDFASATSSASSKLIHGGLRYLEHYEFRLVGEALAEREVLLRKIPHIARPMRFRLPHRPHLRPAWMIRAGLFLYDHLGKRTTLPASQGLKFGADSVLVPEITKGFEYSDCWVDDARLVILNAMEVAARGGEVRNRCKVEKAEQDGVLWQVTVRDTITGETFERRARALVNAAGPWVKAFYDQSLATKSPRNIRLIKGSHIVVPRAHDEPQAYILQNEDSRIVFVIPYLDRFSIIGTTDVEYKGDPREVAIDDSEIDYLLKVYNNHFTRKMAREDVVWTYSGVRPLCDDESDSPQAITRDYTLELEQTGNQPPLLSIFGGKLTTYRKLAEAAMTKLAPFFPQMGPAWTADAFLPGGEAHFDGQQLATQLQQQCPWLSRFTAERMATNYGTRALTLLDGICEEAEMGEHFGEGFYALELDYLMKHEFVQDAEDALWRRSKLGLYLSAAQQQAVAGYIAAKQLARSAAA, encoded by the coding sequence ATGAAGGTTGCGACATCTGAAATTCTGGATTTGATTGTAGTCGGCGGTGGGATTAACGGTGCCGGGATTGCGGCTGATGCCGCCGGTCGCGGCCTGAAAGTCGGGTTGTTTGAAGCCAGCGACTTTGCCTCGGCGACCTCATCGGCCAGCTCGAAGCTGATCCACGGCGGCCTGCGTTACCTGGAGCACTATGAGTTCCGTTTGGTCGGGGAAGCCCTGGCAGAGCGGGAAGTGCTGCTGCGCAAGATCCCTCATATTGCCCGCCCGATGCGCTTTCGTCTGCCGCATCGTCCGCATCTGCGCCCGGCCTGGATGATCCGTGCCGGCCTGTTCCTGTACGACCACCTGGGCAAGCGCACCACGCTGCCGGCCAGTCAGGGGCTGAAGTTCGGCGCTGACTCGGTGCTGGTGCCGGAAATCACCAAAGGTTTCGAATACTCAGATTGCTGGGTCGATGATGCGCGTTTGGTGATTTTAAATGCCATGGAAGTCGCGGCCCGCGGTGGCGAAGTGCGCAACCGCTGCAAAGTGGAAAAAGCTGAGCAGGACGGCGTGCTGTGGCAGGTCACTGTTCGGGATACGATCACCGGCGAGACGTTTGAGCGCCGGGCCCGTGCGCTGGTGAATGCGGCCGGTCCTTGGGTGAAAGCGTTTTATGATCAGAGCCTGGCGACCAAATCCCCGCGCAACATTCGTCTGATCAAAGGCTCCCACATTGTGGTGCCGCGTGCCCATGACGAGCCGCAGGCCTATATTCTGCAAAACGAAGACAGCCGGATTGTGTTTGTGATCCCGTACCTGGACCGCTTCTCGATCATCGGCACCACGGATGTTGAGTACAAGGGCGATCCGCGCGAAGTGGCGATCGACGACAGTGAAATCGACTATTTGCTGAAGGTTTACAACAATCACTTTACCCGCAAGATGGCCCGTGAAGATGTGGTGTGGACCTACAGTGGGGTGCGCCCGCTGTGTGATGATGAGTCGGACTCGCCGCAGGCAATCACCCGCGACTATACCCTGGAGCTGGAGCAGACCGGCAACCAGCCGCCATTGCTGTCTATTTTCGGCGGCAAGCTGACCACGTACCGTAAGCTGGCGGAAGCGGCGATGACCAAACTGGCACCGTTCTTTCCGCAAATGGGGCCGGCCTGGACGGCGGATGCGTTCCTGCCGGGCGGCGAAGCACACTTCGACGGCCAACAGCTGGCAACGCAGCTGCAGCAGCAGTGCCCGTGGCTGTCCCGCTTTACCGCAGAGCGTATGGCGACCAACTACGGGACCCGTGCCCTGACTCTGCTGGACGGGATCTGTGAAGAAGCTGAAATGGGCGAGCACTTCGGGGAAGGTTTCTATGCCCTGGAGCTGGATTACCTGATGAAGCATGAGTTTGTTCAGGATGCCGAGGATGCCCTGTGGCGTCGCAGCAAACTGGGCCTGTATCTCAGTGCGGCACAGCAGCAGGCAGTGGCGGGCTATATCGCCGCAAAGCAGTTGGCCCGCTCGGCTGCGGCCTGA
- a CDS encoding flagellar basal body-associated protein FliL, translating to MRSLFFALALCTTVLTVPFQAMADEDGPAAPQYTYYTLEPDITTNYVTQGKKLGYLRLQVDLMVADPSLIKDVEHHAPLIRDAIINIIGEQPEARIKSLAGREEIRQACLNKVNELLIMETRQRILTELLFTKYLYQ from the coding sequence ATGAGATCACTATTTTTTGCCCTGGCCCTGTGTACGACCGTGCTGACGGTGCCTTTTCAGGCCATGGCTGACGAGGACGGCCCGGCTGCGCCGCAATACACTTACTACACCCTGGAGCCGGACATCACGACCAACTATGTCACCCAAGGCAAAAAACTGGGTTACCTGCGCCTCCAGGTTGACCTGATGGTGGCCGACCCGTCCCTGATCAAAGACGTTGAGCACCACGCCCCGCTGATCCGCGATGCCATTATCAACATCATCGGTGAGCAGCCGGAGGCCCGGATCAAATCGCTGGCCGGACGGGAAGAAATCCGCCAGGCGTGCCTGAACAAGGTCAACGAGCTGCTGATCATGGAAACCCGCCAGCGCATTCTCACCGAATTGCTGTTTACCAAATACCTGTACCAGTAA
- a CDS encoding chorismate--pyruvate lyase family protein, producing the protein MSKFKQLYKPLLDGAQWQCPQDIAVEDTAFGPWLLEPDSLSRRFQRYCEHFTVTLLEQRVIGNHQLQADERALLGEADCLLRKVVLKGDGVPWVFARTLIPQTTLTGQEQDLEQLGEMPLGFRVFTDRSARRDALMVAQVREAAHSLWARRSRLWVNDKPMLVAELFLEQAPIYAKETQSWN; encoded by the coding sequence ATGTCGAAATTCAAGCAGTTGTACAAACCTTTGCTGGATGGTGCCCAGTGGCAGTGCCCGCAGGACATTGCCGTGGAAGACACAGCGTTCGGGCCCTGGTTGCTTGAACCCGATTCGCTGTCGCGACGTTTTCAGCGCTATTGCGAGCATTTCACCGTGACGCTGCTGGAGCAGCGGGTGATTGGAAATCACCAGTTGCAGGCCGACGAGCGGGCCTTGCTCGGCGAGGCCGACTGCCTACTGCGCAAGGTGGTGCTCAAAGGCGATGGGGTGCCCTGGGTGTTTGCCCGGACGCTGATCCCGCAGACCACCCTGACCGGTCAGGAGCAGGATCTGGAGCAGTTGGGCGAAATGCCGCTGGGCTTTCGGGTCTTTACCGACCGCAGCGCCCGCCGCGATGCGCTGATGGTGGCCCAGGTTCGTGAAGCGGCCCATTCCCTGTGGGCACGTCGCTCCCGGTTGTGGGTCAACGACAAGCCGATGTTGGTTGCTGAATTGTTTCTTGAACAGGCCCCGATCTATGCAAAGGAGACGCAAAGTTGGAATTAA
- the ubiA gene encoding 4-hydroxybenzoate octaprenyltransferase, with amino-acid sequence MELSKAKAFWQLARFDRPIGSLLLLWPTLWALFLAADGWPDPRVMVVFVLGVFLMRAAGCVINDYADRHFDGHVKRTAQRPMPSGKVSEREALGLFGLLVVASFLLVLTMNPLTIQLSVVGLLLAAAYPFMKRYTHLPQLVLGMAFGWSIPMAYAAQAGALPETAWLLFVANILWTVAYDTQYAMVDRDDDLKIGIKSTAILFGRFDKMIVGLLQLGTVLLLIVAGSLQQLHPIYFWFLLLASALFVYQQRLIRGREREPCFKAFLNNNYVGMLVWLGMAVSIALS; translated from the coding sequence TTGGAATTAAGCAAAGCAAAAGCCTTTTGGCAACTCGCGCGATTTGACCGCCCGATTGGGAGCCTGCTGCTGCTGTGGCCGACCTTATGGGCGTTGTTCCTGGCCGCAGACGGTTGGCCGGATCCACGGGTGATGGTGGTTTTTGTCCTCGGGGTGTTCCTGATGCGAGCGGCCGGATGTGTCATCAACGATTATGCCGACCGTCATTTTGACGGCCACGTGAAGCGCACGGCGCAGCGGCCGATGCCGTCGGGGAAGGTGTCTGAGCGCGAAGCGTTAGGTCTGTTTGGGTTGCTGGTGGTGGCGTCCTTTTTGCTGGTGCTGACCATGAACCCGCTGACGATCCAGCTGTCGGTGGTGGGTTTGCTGCTCGCTGCCGCATACCCGTTTATGAAGCGCTACACCCACCTGCCGCAACTGGTACTGGGGATGGCATTTGGCTGGTCGATCCCGATGGCCTATGCGGCGCAGGCCGGTGCGCTGCCGGAAACGGCCTGGTTGTTGTTTGTCGCCAATATTCTCTGGACCGTGGCTTATGACACCCAGTATGCGATGGTCGATCGGGATGATGATTTGAAAATCGGCATCAAGTCGACGGCGATCCTGTTTGGCCGCTTTGACAAGATGATTGTCGGCCTGTTGCAGCTGGGGACGGTCCTGCTGCTGATTGTTGCCGGTTCTCTGCAGCAACTGCACCCGATCTACTTTTGGTTCCTGCTGCTGGCATCGGCGCTGTTTGTCTATCAGCAGAGGCTGATCCGCGGCCGCGAGCGTGAGCCTTGCTTTAAAGCCTTTTTGAACAACAACTACGTTGGCATGCTGGTGTGGTTGGGGATGGCGGTGAGTATCGCTTTGAGCTGA